A genome region from Erigeron canadensis isolate Cc75 chromosome 3, C_canadensis_v1, whole genome shotgun sequence includes the following:
- the LOC122593535 gene encoding transcription termination factor MTEF18, mitochondrial-like: protein MLFHFIFRSISTHTKPYLNPHFRYNGMFSFTTSTFSPSSNQYSFTRNYLINSCGLSPKSALLVSKDLDLSKSLNKPDSVLEFFKNQGFTDSQVSKLISRHPKVLLTDIENTLLPRFNSLKSLGFSSKDIAAIVTVAPKGLLRKRPKETVLPCVSYLRSVLGSDDKVICAIKRHPLILTYDLKVYGAENIRFLLEQGVPEENIAFTLAHQPRTFLTSVDRFKKIVENVKEMGFNPSKTRFLLAIQAVRGMSRSTWDNKLELYKKWGLSEDDIFLAFERCPGFMMASVDKISGILDFLVNTMGWEKSLIVQWPIVMCFSLEKRIIPRCLLYQYLGEKGLTEKDDFCFNKWLMYTENKFLKFVVKRYEDEGPELLKLYQKHLDEANRSTTSTPRKTDLI from the coding sequence ATgttgtttcatttcatttttagaTCAATTTCTACCCACACTAAACCCTATTTAAACCCCCATTTTCGTTACAATGGCATGTTCTCATTTACAACTTCAACTTTTAGTCCTTCATCAAATCAATACTCATTTACACGTAATTATCTCATAAATTCATGTGGGTTATCACCAAAATCCGCTCTTTTGGTCTCCAAGGATCTTGATCTATCAAAATCCCTAAATAAACCTGACTCTGTTCTTGAGTTCTTCAAGAATCAAGGATTTACTGATTCTCAAGTTTCAAAACTAATTTCTAGGCATCCGAAAGTCTTATTAACTGATATCGAAAATACCCTTTTGCCGCGTTTCAATAGTTTAAAGTCTCTTGGTTTTTCCAGTAAGGATATTGCTGCCATTGTAACTGTTGCACCAAAAGGGCTTTTGCGTAAAAGGCCGAAAGAAACAGTCTTGCCTTGTGTTAGTTATTTGAGAAGTGTTTTAGGGTCTGATGATAAAGTTATTTGTGCTATTAAGCGACACCCTTTAATATTAACTtatgatttgaaagtttatgGTGCTGAAAATATTCGGTTTTTGTTAGAACAAGGGGTTCCTGAAGAGAATATTGCATTTACGTTGGCACACCAGCCTAGAACTTTTCTTACATCGGTTGATAGGTTTAAGAAAATTGTTGAGAATGTGAAAGAAATGGGATTTAACCCTTCGAAAACGAGGTTTCTTTTGGCAATCCAAGCTGTTAGGGGGATGAGTAGATCGACTTGGGATAACAAGTTGGAGCTTTATAAGAAATGGGGTTTGTCTGAAGATGATATTTTTCTGGCATTTGAGAGATGTCCTGGGTTTATGATGGCTTCAGTGGATAAAATTAGCGGAATCTTGGATTTTCTTGTTAATACAATGGGTTGGGAAAAAAGTCTTATTGTTCAGTGGCCGATTGTGATGTGTTTTAGCCTGGAGAAGAGGATTATTCCTAGGTGTTTACTTTATCAGTATTTAGGAGAGAAAGGGTTGACtgaaaaagatgatttttgcTTTAATAAGTGGTTGATGTACACGGAAAACAAATTTCTCAAATTTGTTGTGAAGAGGTATGAAGATGAAGGCCCGGAGCTTTTGAAATTGTATCAGAAGCATTTGGATGAGGCTAATAGATCTACTACTTCCACTCCTCGAAAGACAGATTTAATTTGA